In Tistrella bauzanensis, a single genomic region encodes these proteins:
- a CDS encoding diguanylate cyclase domain-containing protein, protein MPVRLNDLRSRVALLCVVLIAILVIGLQTLIGRRAADHLAAEIGTGLAEVAQLAADRFDREMLSRSNEIRLAAWELARLDPRDEARIAVTVSGVQSSFNTMVWLAYVDTGGRVVAASGRGPQAGERLDDAEFGWLQTAQTWPVVIDTGRRLSMPGSLDGPRLVAVAAPALTPDGRLRGTLIGHIGWRWAEDVQRDYGRGLRRNRPLEIVVADGDRRVIIGPDALIGQAVPAASAEPATIARNGWVTTSWPDRADHQLTGYAAVVGRGDMGALGWTVHVRLPAGVAMAPVQDLRWAVMIWGLGGGLLVAIAGWLVAGWIAQPLRRIAHAADRIRSGEDAVEIPNVRGATEVELLSYSLRALIDRLTHSRNALDAAVSAAARDALTGLPNRRFFDDVLDLLCARLRDEGNVLGCVFIDLDGFKAVNDTLGHAMGDRVLIASAARLRETVRDTDVSIRLGGDEFVVLLTLDSDDPAGQAVHTAERLITLLSMPVPLEDGVMAHIGASAGVALWPLDDRDPRVVLGHADAALYQAKRAGRGRVRVHGGVDTAA, encoded by the coding sequence GTGCCGGTCCGATTGAATGACCTCAGAAGCCGGGTGGCGCTGCTGTGCGTGGTGCTGATCGCCATTCTGGTGATCGGCCTGCAAACCCTGATCGGCAGGCGCGCCGCCGACCATCTGGCCGCCGAGATCGGCACCGGCCTTGCCGAGGTGGCGCAGCTTGCGGCCGACCGGTTCGACCGCGAGATGCTGAGCCGCAGCAACGAGATCCGGCTGGCAGCGTGGGAGCTGGCGCGGCTGGACCCGCGCGACGAGGCGCGGATCGCGGTGACGGTCTCGGGCGTGCAGTCCAGCTTCAACACCATGGTGTGGCTGGCCTATGTGGACACCGGCGGGCGGGTCGTGGCCGCCAGCGGCCGGGGGCCGCAGGCTGGCGAGCGGCTGGACGATGCGGAATTCGGGTGGCTGCAGACAGCACAGACCTGGCCGGTGGTGATCGATACCGGCCGGCGCCTGTCGATGCCGGGCAGCCTCGACGGCCCCCGTCTCGTGGCCGTGGCGGCCCCGGCACTGACCCCTGACGGCCGCCTGCGCGGCACGCTGATCGGCCATATCGGCTGGCGGTGGGCCGAGGATGTCCAGCGCGATTACGGCCGCGGGCTGCGCCGCAACCGGCCATTGGAGATCGTGGTGGCCGATGGCGACCGGCGGGTGATCATCGGCCCCGATGCCCTGATCGGGCAGGCGGTGCCGGCCGCCTCGGCTGAGCCGGCGACGATCGCGCGCAATGGCTGGGTGACGACAAGCTGGCCCGACAGGGCCGACCACCAGCTCACCGGATATGCCGCGGTGGTCGGGCGCGGCGATATGGGGGCGCTGGGCTGGACGGTTCATGTCCGGCTGCCGGCCGGTGTGGCGATGGCGCCGGTGCAGGATCTGCGCTGGGCGGTGATGATCTGGGGGCTGGGCGGCGGGTTGCTGGTGGCGATTGCCGGCTGGCTGGTCGCGGGCTGGATCGCGCAGCCCCTGCGCCGCATCGCCCATGCCGCCGACCGGATCCGGTCGGGCGAGGATGCGGTGGAAATTCCCAATGTCCGTGGCGCCACCGAGGTGGAATTGCTGTCCTATTCGCTGCGGGCGTTGATCGACCGGCTGACCCACAGCCGCAACGCGCTGGATGCGGCGGTCTCGGCGGCGGCACGCGACGCGTTGACCGGCCTGCCGAACCGCCGGTTCTTTGATGACGTGCTGGACCTGCTGTGCGCGCGGCTGCGCGATGAAGGCAATGTGCTGGGCTGCGTGTTCATCGATCTGGACGGCTTCAAGGCGGTCAACGACACGCTGGGCCATGCCATGGGCGACCGGGTGCTGATCGCCTCCGCCGCGCGACTGCGCGAGACGGTGCGCGACACCGATGTGTCGATCCGGCTGGGCGGCGATGAATTCGTGGTGCTGCTGACGCTGGACAGCGACGATCCCGCCGGACAGGCGGTTCACACCGCCGAACGGCTGATCACCCTGTTGTCGATGCCGGTGCCGCTGGAGGATGGCGTGATGGCGCATATCGGGGCCAGTGCCGGCGTCGCCTTGTGGCCGCTGGATGATCGCGACCCGCGCGTGGTGCTGGGCCACGCCGATGCGGCGCTCTATCAGGCCAAACGTGCCGGGCGCGGCCGGGTGCGGGTTCATGGCGGCGTGGATACCGCCGCCTGA
- a CDS encoding DUF6065 family protein has translation MSQDNDDITRLTAFSLGAEGPEIRPAPVDRDWMDATPEGFAYRCLPLAVANAWGWELLAPAGFSAVWTGGAAPGDVVVSPDDPARQPATGHFGSGILTFHVPWLFRTAGEVALMVQGPLNRPKDAIAPLSGLVETGWSPFGFTMNWRFTRAQTPIRFETGEPFAAIIPVLPSLMEAMRPDIRPIDSDPATARAHAAFVEGRSRFLNDLGQEDSAARRAGWQKDYFRGRAPDGAGPQMVPHRTKLRLRPFERMTTADPDPADADPEDGPAAG, from the coding sequence ATGAGCCAGGACAATGATGACATCACGCGACTGACCGCCTTCTCGCTGGGGGCCGAGGGGCCTGAGATCCGGCCGGCACCGGTCGATCGCGACTGGATGGACGCAACGCCGGAAGGCTTCGCCTATCGCTGTCTGCCGCTGGCGGTGGCCAATGCCTGGGGCTGGGAGCTGCTGGCGCCCGCGGGGTTCAGCGCGGTCTGGACCGGTGGCGCCGCACCGGGCGATGTCGTGGTCAGCCCGGACGATCCGGCCCGCCAGCCGGCGACCGGGCATTTCGGATCGGGTATCCTGACGTTTCATGTCCCCTGGCTGTTTCGCACGGCGGGCGAGGTGGCGCTGATGGTGCAGGGACCGCTGAACCGGCCGAAGGATGCGATCGCGCCGCTGTCGGGGCTAGTGGAAACCGGCTGGTCGCCCTTCGGCTTCACCATGAACTGGCGGTTCACCCGGGCGCAGACACCGATACGCTTCGAGACGGGCGAGCCGTTTGCCGCCATCATTCCGGTGCTGCCATCGCTGATGGAAGCCATGCGGCCCGATATCCGCCCGATCGACAGCGACCCTGCGACCGCCCGTGCCCATGCGGCCTTCGTCGAGGGCCGCAGCCGTTTTCTGAACGATCTGGGACAAGAAGACAGTGCCGCCCGCCGGGCCGGCTGGCAGAAGGACTATTTCCGGGGCCGCGCGCCCGATGGCGCAGGCCCGCAGATGGTGCCGCACCGCACCAAGCTGCGTCTGCGGCCCTTCGAGCGCATGACAACAGCCGATCCGGATCCGGCCGATGCCGATCCGGAGGACGGCCCTGCTGCGGGATGA
- a CDS encoding SLC13 family permease, with the protein MTWVVLAIFLAVYAGMAAGRWPGLAVDRTGIAIIGALLMVVSGAMTPGQALAAIDWPTLILLFALMILSAQFALSGFYDAAAGRLAAGRVGPVTLLALVVMAAGLLSAALSNDVVVFALAIPLARGVRGRGLDPRPFVLALAGGANAGSAVTLIGNPQNILIGQLGGLDFWGYALVAAVPALAGLVAVHLAIWAVWRRRWWLAAAETTPSSPAGTIRAGAILDRAALIKAVVALAALLVAFSTPLDHVEAAVAIAAALLVSRRIETRRLLAEVDWSLLLLFAGLFVVTAAFAQTGLPGVALDALAAQGIAPDRLVVMAPLTLAGSNTIGNVPLVMLLLAVVPDWPPLALTALAVLATLAGNLLVVGSLANIIAVERARQAGVVIGFAIHARAGIPMTLAGMIVAVLWFWGIGGLPL; encoded by the coding sequence ATGACCTGGGTGGTTCTGGCGATCTTCCTTGCGGTCTATGCCGGGATGGCGGCCGGGCGCTGGCCGGGGCTGGCGGTCGACCGCACCGGCATTGCCATCATCGGCGCCCTGCTGATGGTGGTGAGCGGTGCCATGACGCCCGGTCAGGCGCTGGCCGCGATCGACTGGCCGACGCTGATCCTGCTGTTCGCCCTGATGATCCTGTCGGCGCAATTCGCGCTGTCGGGGTTCTATGACGCCGCCGCCGGCCGGCTTGCCGCCGGGCGGGTGGGGCCGGTCACGCTGCTGGCCCTGGTGGTGATGGCGGCGGGGCTGTTATCGGCCGCGCTGTCGAACGATGTGGTGGTGTTCGCGCTGGCGATCCCGCTGGCCCGGGGCGTGCGCGGCCGGGGGCTGGATCCGCGCCCCTTCGTGCTGGCGCTGGCCGGCGGCGCCAATGCCGGATCGGCTGTCACCCTGATCGGCAATCCGCAGAACATCCTGATCGGCCAGTTGGGCGGGCTGGATTTCTGGGGCTATGCGCTGGTGGCGGCAGTGCCGGCGCTGGCCGGGCTGGTGGCGGTGCATCTGGCGATCTGGGCGGTGTGGCGCCGGCGCTGGTGGCTGGCGGCCGCGGAGACCACGCCGTCATCACCGGCCGGCACCATCCGCGCCGGCGCCATCCTCGACCGGGCGGCGCTGATCAAGGCGGTGGTGGCGCTGGCGGCATTGCTGGTCGCCTTTTCCACGCCGCTCGATCATGTCGAGGCGGCGGTGGCGATCGCGGCGGCGCTGCTGGTCAGCCGCCGCATCGAAACCCGGCGCCTGCTGGCCGAAGTCGACTGGTCGCTGCTGCTGCTGTTCGCCGGCCTGTTCGTGGTGACGGCGGCCTTTGCGCAGACGGGATTGCCGGGCGTGGCGCTGGATGCTTTGGCCGCCCAGGGCATCGCCCCCGACCGGCTGGTGGTGATGGCGCCGCTGACCCTGGCCGGGTCGAACACCATCGGCAATGTGCCGCTGGTGATGCTGCTGCTGGCGGTGGTGCCCGACTGGCCGCCGCTGGCATTGACGGCGCTGGCGGTGCTGGCGACGCTGGCCGGCAATCTGCTGGTGGTCGGCAGTCTGGCCAATATCATCGCGGTGGAACGGGCCCGGCAGGCGGGGGTGGTGATCGGCTTTGCCATCCATGCCCGCGCCGGCATTCCGATGACCCTGGCCGGCATGATCGTGGCCGTGCTGTGGTTCTGGGGCATCGGCGGATTGCCACTCTGA
- a CDS encoding DMT family transporter, whose product MIETWVVVTVAAALLQASRTALQQRLRGLLSVQGAGFVRYAYGAPVSLAALAAVALLPADGPIPAGLPALSVTHALWCAVAGVAQILGTNLLIMSFGARGFAVGTVYSKAETVIVALVGWAVLGEALAVTAWAGILVCMAGVAVLATRGSRDGVAALLRGAGDKAALYGLGAGAMFAVASVCIRAGALGLGDGPAFPRAIATLAVMNTIQAVLMGAWLVAREPATFVAVFRTWRSSAVVGLLSVTGSAGWAWAMTLETAALVRAFGQVELVFTLIMGRLLLGERPKAADIPGSVAVIAGVLLVLLA is encoded by the coding sequence ATGATCGAGACCTGGGTGGTTGTCACTGTCGCGGCCGCGTTGTTGCAGGCATCGCGCACGGCGCTGCAACAACGGCTTCGCGGCCTCCTGTCGGTGCAGGGGGCGGGCTTCGTGCGCTATGCCTATGGCGCGCCGGTGTCGCTGGCGGCCCTGGCCGCCGTGGCGCTGCTGCCGGCCGACGGGCCGATCCCGGCCGGACTGCCCGCATTGAGCGTGACGCATGCGCTGTGGTGCGCGGTGGCCGGCGTGGCGCAGATCCTGGGAACCAATCTGCTGATCATGTCGTTCGGTGCCCGCGGCTTCGCGGTGGGCACGGTGTATTCGAAGGCCGAGACGGTGATCGTGGCCCTGGTTGGCTGGGCGGTGCTGGGCGAGGCGCTGGCCGTCACCGCCTGGGCCGGCATTCTGGTGTGCATGGCCGGTGTGGCGGTGCTCGCCACCCGTGGCAGCCGTGACGGTGTCGCCGCCCTGCTGCGCGGCGCCGGCGACAAGGCGGCGCTGTATGGGCTGGGTGCCGGCGCCATGTTCGCGGTGGCATCGGTGTGCATCCGTGCCGGTGCCCTGGGGCTGGGCGATGGTCCGGCCTTCCCCCGCGCCATCGCCACGCTGGCGGTGATGAACACCATCCAGGCGGTGCTGATGGGCGCATGGCTGGTGGCGCGCGAGCCCGCGACCTTTGTGGCGGTGTTCCGCACCTGGCGCAGTTCAGCCGTGGTGGGGCTGTTGAGCGTGACCGGATCGGCCGGCTGGGCCTGGGCGATGACGCTGGAGACCGCGGCCCTGGTGCGGGCCTTCGGTCAGGTGGAACTGGTCTTCACCCTGATCATGGGGCGGCTGCTGCTGGGCGAACGGCCCAAGGCCGCCGACATCCCGGGCAGTGTTGCGGTGATCGCCGGCGTGCTGCTGGTGCTGCTGGCCTGA
- a CDS encoding class I SAM-dependent methyltransferase, producing MIRTRVKKVLPPWLFRALRDLPYAVQDMVTPRPAGALAPPLRLMYEGPRGYDVFIRNGLETAAFYRQMLGMEPDDRVLDIGCGIGRKTVPLLDLLDARGLYVRMDLDPRGIDWCTRHISTRNPRFCFFTMPVYNRFYNPRGRLPANRFVFPFPDNAFDKIVLWSVFTHMYPGDIDHYLSEISRILVPGGVVCASYYIMNETARAAIHAGRARHAVTHALGDCWTTNPNIPEDLIAVDDVWLRAAHHRHALTIAPGDLLPDNWTGNDVAADRTDARTAIRLQDVVIARKL from the coding sequence ATGATCCGGACACGGGTGAAGAAGGTCTTGCCGCCATGGCTGTTCAGGGCGCTGCGCGACCTGCCCTATGCCGTTCAGGACATGGTGACGCCACGGCCGGCGGGGGCGCTGGCCCCTCCCCTCCGGCTGATGTATGAAGGCCCGCGCGGCTATGACGTCTTCATCCGCAACGGCCTGGAAACCGCGGCCTTCTATCGGCAGATGCTGGGCATGGAACCGGATGACCGCGTCCTGGATATCGGCTGCGGCATCGGCCGCAAGACCGTCCCGCTGCTCGACCTGCTCGACGCGCGCGGCTTGTATGTGCGCATGGATCTGGATCCGCGCGGCATCGACTGGTGCACGCGGCATATTTCGACACGCAATCCACGTTTCTGCTTTTTCACGATGCCGGTCTACAACCGGTTCTATAATCCCCGGGGCCGCCTTCCGGCGAACCGTTTCGTGTTTCCATTTCCGGACAACGCCTTCGACAAGATCGTCCTGTGGTCGGTGTTCACACATATGTACCCGGGCGATATCGACCACTACCTGTCCGAGATATCACGCATCCTGGTGCCCGGCGGCGTTGTCTGCGCCTCCTATTACATCATGAACGAGACGGCGCGTGCCGCGATCCACGCCGGTCGGGCCAGACATGCGGTCACCCATGCCCTCGGCGATTGCTGGACCACCAATCCCAACATTCCCGAAGACCTGATCGCCGTCGATGACGTCTGGCTGCGCGCGGCCCACCATCGTCACGCCCTGACAATCGCGCCCGGCGATCTTTTGCCTGACAATTGGACAGGCAACGATGTCGCGGCGGACCGGACCGATGCCCGCACCGCGATCAGGCTTCAGGATGTGGTGATCGCCCGCAAGCTCTGA
- a CDS encoding FAD-binding domain-containing protein, with translation MTTSGLHIVWFKRDLRSADHAPLLAAVAAAREAGCGVLPLYILEPDLWRRSDMSGRQWGFVREALADLRRDLAARGQPLVLRAGPAVNVLAAIRRAQGIAGLWSHRETGTAWSWGRDAAVAAWARDQGIAWVESGHDGVLRGAADGAGWPARWSRAMASAPAASPAAIPPATGIEPGPIPDTLDRLIDRVPDICPGRQSGGRRAGEAAMQRFFDRRLLRYRRGMASPAMAGDACSRLSPHLAWGTLSTREVMAAAVRRRDELRDLPPAITGDRLKAIDAFTDRLRWRGRMIQGLEARPDSPHVTLDPAFEGLRGTNTAGHLDAWSRGETGWPLVDACMRALARDGWLPFRMRAMVMAVASYHLWLDFRPVALVLARRFVDYEPGIHWAQAQIQAGTTGGQVFRMYNPVRQSEMQDPDGGFIRAMLPALARLPTPFIHAPWTAPHAVLTEAGITLGRDYPAPIAEPLAAARAARDRLARALRAAGGAGDTAMTDTPELIAATPPGGGGAPPARARPAPRRRKTDPRQLGFDF, from the coding sequence ATGACGACCTCCGGACTGCACATCGTCTGGTTCAAACGCGACCTGCGCAGCGCCGATCACGCGCCGCTGCTGGCGGCGGTGGCGGCTGCGCGTGAGGCCGGCTGCGGCGTGCTGCCGCTGTATATCCTGGAGCCGGATCTGTGGCGCCGCAGTGATATGAGCGGCCGGCAATGGGGCTTCGTGCGCGAGGCGCTCGCTGATCTGCGCCGCGATCTGGCGGCGCGCGGCCAGCCGCTGGTGCTGCGCGCGGGGCCGGCGGTCAATGTGCTGGCGGCGATCCGGCGGGCGCAGGGCATCGCCGGCCTGTGGTCGCATCGGGAAACCGGCACCGCCTGGAGCTGGGGGCGGGATGCCGCCGTCGCCGCCTGGGCGCGGGACCAGGGCATTGCATGGGTGGAGAGCGGCCATGACGGCGTGCTGCGCGGTGCCGCCGATGGCGCGGGCTGGCCTGCGCGCTGGTCGCGGGCCATGGCGTCGGCGCCGGCGGCATCGCCCGCGGCGATTCCCCCCGCCACCGGAATCGAGCCCGGCCCGATCCCAGACACTCTCGACCGGCTGATCGACCGGGTGCCCGATATCTGCCCCGGTCGCCAGTCGGGTGGCCGGCGGGCGGGCGAGGCGGCGATGCAGCGGTTCTTCGACCGCCGTCTGCTGCGCTATCGCCGGGGCATGGCCTCGCCGGCCATGGCGGGCGATGCCTGTTCGCGGCTGAGCCCGCATCTGGCCTGGGGCACGCTGTCGACGCGTGAGGTGATGGCGGCGGCGGTGCGGCGCCGCGACGAATTGCGCGACCTGCCGCCCGCGATCACCGGCGACCGGCTGAAGGCGATCGATGCCTTCACCGACCGGCTGCGCTGGCGCGGCCGGATGATCCAGGGCCTGGAAGCCCGCCCCGATAGCCCGCATGTCACCCTCGACCCGGCCTTCGAGGGTTTGCGTGGCACCAACACCGCCGGGCACCTCGACGCCTGGAGCCGGGGGGAGACCGGCTGGCCGCTGGTCGATGCCTGCATGCGGGCGCTGGCGCGCGATGGCTGGCTCCCATTCCGCATGCGCGCCATGGTGATGGCGGTGGCAAGCTATCATCTGTGGCTGGATTTCCGGCCGGTGGCGCTGGTGCTGGCGCGCCGCTTCGTCGATTACGAGCCGGGCATCCATTGGGCGCAGGCCCAGATACAGGCCGGCACCACCGGCGGCCAGGTCTTCCGCATGTATAATCCGGTGCGGCAATCAGAGATGCAGGATCCCGATGGCGGTTTCATCCGCGCCATGCTGCCGGCCCTGGCGCGCCTGCCGACGCCGTTCATCCACGCGCCCTGGACGGCGCCGCACGCGGTGCTGACCGAGGCCGGCATCACCCTCGGCCGCGACTATCCGGCCCCGATCGCCGAGCCGCTGGCGGCGGCCCGCGCCGCGCGTGACCGGCTGGCTCGGGCCTTGCGCGCGGCCGGAGGCGCCGGGGACACGGCCATGACCGACACGCCGGAGTTGATCGCGGCCACTCCCCCCGGCGGTGGCGGGGCCCCGCCGGCACGGGCCAGACCCGCCCCCCGCCGCCGCAAGACCGATCCGCGCCAGCTTGGCTTCGATTTCTGA
- a CDS encoding phosphodiesterase, producing MFAAAIRHLNRLTPRPDVVLLTGDVTDDGTAQAYAMARDMLDALAMPLLAIPGNHDERAAFRRCFGEGQGGGGSDQPPDAPLHLVADGFGPVRIIGLDVTVPGRHHGDIDDAAAAWLTRTLAADPARPTLIMIHHPPFDSGIPYIDAYHCRRGDRLAAIVAGFPSVERITCGHIHRAMQLRFGGTLLCTAPSTTTAIALRLDPAAEAASYVEPPAMLLHQWRPGTGLISHVLPIGDFPGPMPFA from the coding sequence ATGTTCGCGGCGGCGATCCGGCATCTGAACCGGCTGACGCCACGCCCGGATGTGGTGTTGTTGACCGGTGACGTCACCGATGACGGCACGGCCCAGGCCTATGCCATGGCGCGCGACATGCTGGACGCGCTGGCGATGCCGCTGCTGGCCATTCCCGGCAATCACGACGAACGCGCCGCCTTTCGCCGGTGTTTCGGTGAGGGGCAGGGCGGCGGCGGCAGTGATCAACCGCCGGACGCGCCGCTGCATCTGGTGGCGGATGGGTTCGGGCCGGTGCGGATCATCGGGCTGGACGTCACCGTGCCCGGCCGGCATCACGGCGATATCGATGACGCGGCGGCGGCATGGCTGACCCGGACGCTGGCCGCCGATCCCGCCCGCCCGACCCTGATCATGATCCACCATCCGCCCTTCGACAGCGGCATTCCCTATATCGACGCCTATCACTGCCGGCGTGGCGACCGCCTGGCCGCGATCGTGGCCGGGTTTCCGTCGGTGGAGCGGATCACCTGCGGCCATATTCACCGGGCCATGCAACTGCGTTTCGGTGGCACCCTGCTGTGCACGGCGCCCAGCACCACCACCGCGATCGCGCTGCGGCTGGACCCGGCGGCGGAGGCGGCCTCCTATGTCGAGCCGCCGGCGATGCTGCTGCACCAGTGGCGCCCCGGCACCGGCCTGATCAGCCATGTGCTGCCGATCGGCGACTTCCCGGGGCCGATGCCCTTCGCCTGA